In Ooceraea biroi isolate clonal line C1 chromosome 1, Obir_v5.4, whole genome shotgun sequence, the genomic stretch GGCACTTGTGGTTGCGGCCTTTGACCCGACGAGGATTCCAGTCTCTGACCGGAATCGTTTCGCAGCAAACCGGATGCGTCGACGCGCGTCCCGTCGACTCGCATCGACTCCTGCCGGATGATCCTCGACTCTACTGGTACCTGCGGGGCGGGTCTCTGATTGCCAGAGTCGCTGTACCTTTGCGATATGAGATCAGGCAGTTGGGCGGGAGGTCTAGCTGGAAAAGGTCTCTCCTCAGATATTCTCCTGGTGGGCGCTAGCCTACCGTTCACCATGAGCTTCTGAGTGGCTGGATATCGCAAACTCGAGCGTCCCGTGGCTACCATCCTGTGCGTGGCAAACCCGGCCGATACCCCATTCTCCAGCACCATCTCGGAGTCTGCGTGCTTCAACGCTGCGGAAGATCTCACGAATTGATGCGATTCCTGCTCCTGCGTTCCCGTCTTTGTCGAATTTGGCGAGGATTTGCCAGTAGATTTATCGTGATCTCTCTTGCCATTGTGCTTGGATCGTTTCATGGAATGCCGTTCCGACTTGTGTCGTTCGCATGACCTTTCACGACTGATCTTTGCCGTTTCCTCTGTCTGGTGATGGTGAACATTATTGGACTTACGCATCTCCGTGAAAGAATCGTCACTGAGCTCGGGTGGTGGGGGCGGTAATGGATCGTCGCAATCGTGGACCTCGTTCTCGGTGACTGTCGGCGGCGACGGAGGTGGCAAGTCCGGGCTAGGCACACGTTCGTTGTAAGCGTTCCTGAGGTGCGGCTTTTTAGGCGGTCTCTCGGGCACCCAGTCGTCGATCGATATGGCTGGTCCGACTATCACGGGACCCAATAAATCCGTGGAGAGGCTGCCGCAACTGTTGCTGTGCTGATGCTTAGGACTCGGTAGATCACCGCTTCCCTGATTCTGGCCTCTATTGACGTTCTCCCGCCATGTACCGCTGGCGTAATCCGATGCTGAACTGGCCCTTCGAGATGAGGATGCTCTCGGTCGAGGAGGAGGCTGTGGCGGTGGACTTTGAGGACTCTGTGGACTCTGAGGAGCTGGCGCGGGGCCTTGAGCCAGTTGGGGCTCTGATCGCCAAGACGCCTGATGGTGTCTCTCGTAGAACGACAACAGTGCTTTCTTCTGAATCGCTTTCAAGGTGGGATCGGACACTCGGTGGCGTTTTTCCGGGTCCAGATAGGTGTAACGCatttgctgttgctgttgctgcttcTCCAGTTCATTGATACGCTCAGCTACCGAAAGCTGCGGCTGCGACGATGAGTTCAACGTCATTCTGAAACAGAAGCGTTTCTGTGATGTGATGCAATTCGCAATTGAATTTGTcacaaaaaaatgtaaagtgtaattaaagaaatatcaaGTTACCTTGACGATTCTTGCGGCTGCGTTGTACTGACGGGGTACAGCTTCCGTTGATTGCGTTCGCGATCTAAATACAACACACTTTCCGAATGGTGCCGCTGAGGAGTCTGTACCCTCGCGCTGTGAGCAATCAGTTGTTTGCTGCATTGAATCCCGTTGCTCTGACTCACGTCGGACATGGATCCATGCATGGAGTTCCAGTTGTCGGAACTCTGTGGACTCGCCGAGCCAACTTGTTGGCGCGTAGGGCTCTGCGGCATAGATTGGACGTACTTGTCGCTCTCGAGTCTACTCGAGTTCTCCCACTGATGACCCGCTTGCGGCCTGTCATTTAGCGAATCGTCGTCGATATTAGACTCCTGCCATTTACTTTCTCGAATCACCGACGTTTGGCAAATCTCGTTGATCGATGTGGACATTACGCAGTGTCCGATCACCGCTGGCAGGCTCGGTCTCCCCTGTCCCTGCTTGTTTCGGTCGTTCATCGAGGTCTGCCACTTGTCGAGGCTGTGCCTGCCCTTCGTTGATGGGATTATTCCAGATGTGCTGACGTCGCTCATAGAACCTTGCCACTTTTCATGACAAACGTTGTTGGGTTTCTGAGTCAGGATCCCTCCGTTGACACTGCTAACATCCGACATCGATCCGTGATGCCATCGATCTGATGGCCCTTGGCGAGGAGGCATGCCGCTCGAAACGCTGACGTCCGACATCGAGCCGTGCCATTTCAGAGTCTCGCTGCTGGAGGCGCTGCCACTGGAAGTGGTGACCACGCTATCTCTTCCTTCGCGAGAGGTGTCTTCCCAGGATGCCGCGGGCCTTTGTGCCACCGCCTCGCTGTCTCTTCTCAATCTGATAAGACGAGCGATCTCTTATTAGCATTATGAGGATACACGTGTTGCTTGATATTAATGAGGCAATTGTACAAATGCGATCTCACCTGTCGAGAAATGGCGTGTTGGTCGTAGAATCCACACTGGACACGTAGCTATGGTAGCCTTCGGACTGCGCATAGCTGGCCTGTTGAGAATGCTGCACCCTCGTATATTCCTCGAGACCCGCTTGCGTTAACGTTGTTTCACGATAGAGATCCACCTAACAAACAAGGAAACACGATTATAAATTTGCGGAAGACATCAGAAAAAGAAACCAACAGTGAAAGGTAATTAAACGTTCGCGAGACGTCGTGTGTTTTGCTCGTGGTATTCTCGGAACGTTTAGCCGGTTGTATGCTTACCTGAGACACCTGAGGGTCCTGATAGCTTCTTACGTAAGCCTCCAAGTCAGCGTGACTCAAAGTCTGAGATTGCTGTTCCCGTTCCGGCGGCGATGGAACCACGTACTCCGCATCGCCCAAAGCTTTACCCTCGCGATCCACGCGCGGCCACAATCTCGATTCCTCCTCGATGTTACTCCTGTTCCGTGACTCGTAAGTCTCGGCCGGGATCTTCTCGCAACGCTCCATCACCGTCTTCAACTGCAACATTCAAGTTTTGCAGCGTAACAGAAAATCGCAATTTTATCTGGAAAGTAGCACTTGCCTCGCTTGCCgtgacttttatattttaaacgttCATTTTCACGTTGTTGAACGGAATTGAAAGTAGGACAATAGCGCCGATAAGGAGTAAAATATCTTACGCGAATTCTCGCGTTGATCAAGAAGTATTCGTGCGTTCAGACGGCAACGCACCTACCTATTTTACGCCTATTATGCGCCTGTTATGCGCGATTAGTTTTCAGCGCCGTGGTATTCTATGACTCACGATTCTAATGTAATTTGCTCTCTGCGTTCCGCCGGCGAGAAGTCGAAAAAAAATCACGATCTTAAAATACATCGCCGTGAGGAGAGCTAATTGCGCGCATTCTAAAATAGAAACCGCGCCGCGGCCTAATGAAACTTCACGATCGGATCGGCGAGAGGAAGGAAACGCGGAGGCTAACTTTAGTTATCCTCTTCCCccccccttctctctctctctctctctctctctctctggacACCTGGAGTTTCGGTACACACCGGAATTTACGACGCGATGCGGGCCGGACCACGAAATGCCGTGGCCCACTTCTGAAAAAGCCGGTAGCGCGGCCGATTATGTCACCGAGAGAAAGGAGGGTGCGGGTGTGGAGATTAATTGCATACGTGGTTTCGGGTCGCAACGCGATACGTGATACAATAGCCAAGGTCCTGCCCCGCGGTGATTCCGATTCTTAACACGACCTTCTTTTATTAGCTCGCCCAGATAGACTGCCTTTAATTGTTAGACAGCGTCGACGTGCGAGAGACTCTCTGCGATCCGAAGGCGCGCGAGGAAAGTGCTCCGATAAACTCCGTTGCCTCGTGACTCGTTAATACTGGCGGGGTACTATTACCTCGCGGCGTCATGTAAACGAGATTCGATTTTGCAACCGGCAGGACAATCGGGAACGGCTGATACGGCGAATTCTGTGTACAGAAAACCGTAGAGGGATATCGGGCTGATGcaaatcgcgcgcgaatgGCAGCAAGGAGCTCGAAATATTCTGTAGGTGTAATGTGATCGGCGTGGCACCATAATGAGCGTTTCTTATTAAGCGTTCCTATTGTACGTTAGCTGTTCCTATTAATCGTCGcgattatttttgtgaaactCGCTGCTCACGGTACCGCGTCGCAGCATTAGCGTTCAAGAAACAGCGAGACGCGCAGAAGTGACGCAGAAATTGAAACCGCGCGTGTCCGCGCGCGTTGCGATATCTTTTATGTATCCAATCAATAGTAAATCACGACGTAATGTCGCTGAATGTGGATACGCGCGGTCCCGCTCGTACACAGGCGCGCGGCGTAACGGCCGCGAGAGGAAGAAGGCTTTTATAAGTTACCTGCTGCGTGAACGCCGGATTGGGCCTCTTCGTGTGTGGTCTGGTGTACTGGGCCGGCTTCTCCTTCGGATAGTTGGTATGGTCGGTCCAGGACTTGGAGCGATGAGAACCGCTGTGTCCCGTGCTGTGGATATCCTCGTCGGGGTGTCTCTCGGGCGCGCTTGGCCACGACGGATACTTCTCGTGTCCCGGGCCGTAACACACGCCCTTGAGACTGGAGGCATCCCTAACTGGCGGCGTCGGTGGTGGCGAGGCTTCGTCTCTCTCATTAAGGGGGAGCGTGAAGCTGTCGAATCCGAGGCTCTCGCTGTACCTAATGGGACAGACGGGAATGGAGAACGGTCGCATTATAAGCGCACACcatgtacatacgtacatacgtacggacatacgtacgtacgtggtACGCGCACGACAATCAAAGCAGAAAATAGCACGCGACGTGACGCAACGTTTTCCTCCGCTATGTGGAAACAATTACACGCGGATGCAAAATTGCCTCTTTATTAACGTCCTGTCCGATGAATCGTAATATGAGCCGCATGCGCGCCCGCGCGATGCTCTCGCGTCTGATGTCATTGAACTACTTTATTACCAGGATGTATACGGACTGCATAATTTATGGCACAGTCAACGAGTTCAGCGTAACTCGCGCGGTAATCGGGATACTCCCGGGTGTTCCGCGCTTCTATTTTCCCGACGGTGTACCGTTCGCGCACGGGAAAAACTCACGAGTACTCGGCGGGTCCGCATACTCCCGCTTAAGTACGCATTGACGCGTCCGCGCGACGCACAAAGTGCGTCTCGCGTGATGAACACCTTGTTCCATCATCCTACAGGTAATCTTATTATTACGGCTCTCAATTTGAATCGCTCCGTCGACGATTCCTCTCACGATCTTCGGGTAATTCGTGCCAGACAAGATAGAGCGAGGCAGAGGGAGAGGAAGTGGAGGAGAAGATTAGAGAAAGAGTTCGCATCGCGTCGCGTGAGCGAGAACGAGCACGGGAAACACGTACCCGCTGTCGTTCTTATAGCCCGGAGTATTCTTCTTGTGACCGTCGTTGTAACTGGCAACCGCGGCAGCCTTCTTGCTACCGTTGCCACCCTCGAGATCGTTCTCCGTGCTGGACCGCCGCCCGTCGTTTCTGCGACGATAGTATTCGTTAGGAGCCACCGACCGAGGCGGACTCTGCTTGAGGCCATAGCCTTCCTGAGAATACGACGTGGCACTCTTGAAATTGGCAGCCTCGCTCCCGTGGCCATGACTCGTGTACTTGTAGGACCCCGGGGGACAGGAAGGTGGGCCTGGGGCCTCATCCTGGACGCGATATCCTGGCGGCGACGGTTGCAGCTCCGTCATCGTGTAACCAACGTCCCCGCCATCCGGGATACACCTAAACAAAGAATTAAAGCTGGTGAGCTTCGATGTTTCCCGAGATGAAATCGCCGGAGATTAGACGGTAAAATGAATTAAGCGATTATGATAAGTATGATATAACGGAATCAACCATGCGCGGAACgtttttttagatatttatgaGGCGCTCGACAGACACATGCAAATCAAACGTGACGCATGCATTTtatcaaacgatttaattTCTCTTGTAGAACTACGGCAAGATTATGGTGCATTGTGTGTCGGTTCCGCTTCCTTTGAGGCAGAAACGTAGTTTAGATCATGAAATGCGAAAATTACAGCCACATTCACCTGTAAAAGTGCGAGCAATTACATGATTTTACACGTTCGAAACGTTTCTCCGATTAAATTCATGAGAATCATGCTTACTTGCCGCAGCCACGTGGATTAAATGCGAATTTTCTAACGTATCGAGTACATGTTTGTTAACGATGTAAATGATCCCAGTTAACATAGATGTACGATCTGCACTATAATAATCTCACTTTGTTCATGGAGAGAATTACGTTATCTGGTAGTAGGTGCGAGCATGTAGGATTGGATGCTAGGCGTGTCGATTACGAGATAAAATCCGTGGAAAACGTCTTAGGAAGACTGGTTATTTAACCTTTGGGCGAGTTTAGACACGTATACGTACAGTTAGCTCTCGGGCGACAGAGGAGTAATGAGTCGCGTTAATAGAGGCGCACTCAGCGGCATGATTGATGAAACTGATAGATAACGCTATTCCCAAGTCAGGGGTCTCCGGAGCGCGTGAATAATGACAGCTTTTAACGAGGAACACGGATGCTAAAAAGCAAAATAGAAACGATTCCCGCGTATCCCGCGGAAGGTATCGCCGAGTGCGTGCCGAGTTGcgtttttacttttttcaccATGTAGCTCTTTATCCGTttcgcaattaatttaaatcgtcgcggattaatcataaattacgCGGCGAGCAGTGCGCGGctcatttgaattttaaaacAGCTGCGAATATCTCCCCAGAAACGACCGGGCGATTGAGTGGAGTCTTGTAAAAACGACGAATTTAATAGCGCGTACTTAGAATACGG encodes the following:
- the LOC105288122 gene encoding protein Shroom, with product MTELQPSPPGYRVQDEAPGPPSCPPGSYKYTSHGHGSEAANFKSATSYSQEGYGLKQSPPRSVAPNEYYRRRNDGRRSSTENDLEGGNGSKKAAAVASYNDGHKKNTPGYKNDSGYSESLGFDSFTLPLNERDEASPPPTPPVRDASSLKGVCYGPGHEKYPSWPSAPERHPDEDIHSTGHSGSHRSKSWTDHTNYPKEKPAQYTRPHTKRPNPAFTQQLKTVMERCEKIPAETYESRNRSNIEEESRLWPRVDREGKALGDAEYVVPSPPEREQQSQTLSHADLEAYVRSYQDPQVSQVDLYRETTLTQAGLEEYTRVQHSQQASYAQSEGYHSYVSSVDSTTNTPFLDRLRRDSEAVAQRPAASWEDTSREGRDSVVTTSSGSASSSETLKWHGSMSDVSVSSGMPPRQGPSDRWHHGSMSDVSSVNGGILTQKPNNVCHEKWQGSMSDVSTSGIIPSTKGRHSLDKWQTSMNDRNKQGQGRPSLPAVIGHCVMSTSINEICQTSVIRESKWQESNIDDDSLNDRPQAGHQWENSSRLESDKYVQSMPQSPTRQQVGSASPQSSDNWNSMHGSMSDVSQSNGIQCSKQLIAHSARVQTPQRHHSESVLYLDRERNQRKLYPVSTTQPQESSRMTLNSSSQPQLSVAERINELEKQQQQQQMRYTYLDPEKRHRVSDPTLKAIQKKALLSFYERHHQASWRSEPQLAQGPAPAPQSPQSPQSPPPQPPPRPRASSSRRASSASDYASGTWRENVNRGQNQGSGDLPSPKHQHSNSCGSLSTDLLGPVIVGPAISIDDWVPERPPKKPHLRNAYNERVPSPDLPPPSPPTVTENEVHDCDDPLPPPPPELSDDSFTEMRKSNNVHHHQTEETAKISRERSCERHKSERHSMKRSKHNGKRDHDKSTGKSSPNSTKTGTQEQESHQFVRSSAALKHADSEMVLENGVSAGFATHRMVATGRSSLRYPATQKLMVNGRLAPTRRISEERPFPARPPAQLPDLISQRYSDSGNQRPAPQVPVESRIIRQESMRVDGTRVDASGLLRNDSGQRLESSSGQRPQPQVPKNADKNTAANPSLRPNYLPVTEAAKNPSKYLKSGNHSFSIGSPVKTGYEASSKLFPSESNPQKYHEPPKYVPNHHQRTNDVAQRNYYALPPKYVDLPKQKPQAQCPTERYSTGSPSSPPPPLAPRQNTPGRKSLPPPPRPAPPHSHQGSQSKASYLAYRRERGAPDSEGSYKRTMSPTSRMDDWPPPRDHDDPVLLRVTPHHPLQQQHHHQHHNNHHQQQHSDLSKSHSVDALHHRLDERCTQQQQHSAEVVSKLSHELSKKLQASDVRSRASENNNNDNLEDRHQHHHHHYQEKRHPEKRHDYEQRRERLSPQSVEVLNDRNRQLERERRKLAASCEPLPQNREKQLREISGSLPISDDFFRERSATIEMTSQNIELLNRRNEKRTSSVSASSNTIPTYSMSTTTSSIATTMTTTYGNGWSRRHETQSSVEATIFSDRPPPPTSSPPRSPDNVEAANARGAVPRRSGSCSSSSSSGRSIDVRVSPRALLSRSPPKSSLDSLARNEARLECTGGNRKVSSPTQTDNTGSWNRSSSPCRLSQTSETESRIERPSPSAKFRPGGRSSASSISSVSKASSSSSPRNSPVEEDKLSPTSSLCVSPQPGIEGLTLVQRTEIVLRVNAATSDAASQTDILDDTEQDSRVTERPLPESRKKLPEEIECEELSKDLASQLSPNDKLVPILVPAPEHKKPTDYVSGLFRVEATLQPRPRRRLSLEESTAACSEDADADEKKHETIPSAPVTPLSADPISPLSPTSAYFTTSEGKARFLTRYSRDVAAEELTRQEDAPTAAVPTNSLDLRQKKEELMMRLDRKLVVLKAEQEAVREEGEVNDALGARVAARVSAVARPPEASKYRLHVEEVGKITSLLLGLSGRLARVENALYGMPADHAERKILESKRDKLMDQLEEAKILKNNIDKRSVNVSAILAKYLNDEEYADYQHFINMKAKLIVDGREIQDKVKLGEEQLAALKEAID